A genome region from Sceloporus undulatus isolate JIND9_A2432 ecotype Alabama chromosome 1, SceUnd_v1.1, whole genome shotgun sequence includes the following:
- the LOC121918980 gene encoding LOW QUALITY PROTEIN: inner centromere protein-like (The sequence of the model RefSeq protein was modified relative to this genomic sequence to represent the inferred CDS: deleted 1 base in 1 codon), translating into MALFARLEEESQKKLDEFLQNIENRDFVWMGEILEEAIKMSSSSFNGEPLLMPKTPSQKNRQKKKRFSSAKHDQFAKKRLSKRDGNRSSSKQICQVDLDITKSNTDNFSPCCRMTRSRALRSARTSHDAFKKPSIHLMEGRIPLVEISANERRSAELQMAKTPPQKEKVALSSTLCDESLRKKSQPLSKVSLIMIPDTPEAQIMKEGRGASKLKIANISLAKTTENKDPSTLEKTVCVQDQENCHLSEMDIMQNLSEIPQTPRAPKSKRQSVRRSLMGRPSLNCKAPLVEQCSLSVRREVMVQKTLSMHKTAQRSSTACGRASLSNSEKNEEMQKPFKNVGRQASYKRALGETEDEEHTEDKLSPPRKKASSSPCLASKVVRPFKTFLHTVHKNQMLMMTPGSVSRNSTIKSFLKQNTPLRTTPQGGFVEKERQRFENLRKKEEAEQYRKQKLEEDKRRRLEDMKRKREERLRKVLQARERVEQMEEEKKKRLEQKLAQHEEKNEKVREEKMAEDKVKKKMAAKKMEEIEARRKQEDEARRQKALQLEEEERRHKELMQKKKEEEQEKARKIAEQRRAELEREKNLIVEKELQKKREQEKLQTQREYERQEKEKAARLQREVLAAAKEKERLRKXXXEVEEKERKQQEQQKQEEHQKAEAEAKAAKKQLNVTIDIKNSPVCNSYQMTPQSHKQTKIELNDYGMDLNSDDSTDDENEPRKPIPLWALGNELSQAILHQYYNPPNTRILFGVVKSPKLEEIFQKSKPRYFKRTSSAVWNSPPLLGVKSLASTFK; encoded by the exons ATGGCACTCTTTGCAAGACTAGAGGAAGAGTCACAAAAGAAACTTGATGAATTTCTGCAGAATATTGAAAACAGAGACTTTGTGTGGATGGGTGAGATTCTTGAAGAAGCAATCAAGATGTCCAGCAG CAGCTTCAATGGAGAACCATTGCTGATGCCAAAAACTCCATCTCAGAAAAATCGCCAGAAAAAGAAGCGTTTTTCATCTGCTAAGCATGACCAGTTTGCCAAAAAGAG ATTGTCAAAAAGAGATGGTAACCGGTCATCTTCTAAACAGATTTGCCAAGTGGATTTGGACATTACAAAAAGTAATACAGACAACTTCTCACCTTGTTGCCGTATGACTCGTTCTCGAGCTCTCAGGTCAGCCAGGACCTCACATGATGCTTTTAAGAAACCAAGTATACATTTAATGGAAGGGCGGATACCACTGGTAGAAATCAGCGCTAATGAGAGGAGGAGTGCTGAATTGCAGATGGCAAAAACACCACCCCAGAAAGAGAAGGTTGCCCTGAGCAGCACATTGTGTGATGAGTCCCTTAGAAAGAA ATCACAACCTTTGTCCAAAGTTTCTTTGATTATGATCCCAGATACCCCTGAAGCACAGATAATGAAAGAGGGACGAGGAGCTTCAAAGCTGAAAATAGCAAATATATCTCTTGCCAAAACCACTGAAAATAAAGATCCCAGCACACTGGAGAAGACTGTATGCGTCCAGGACCAAGAAAATTGCCACCTTTCTGAAATGGATATCATGCAGAACTTAAGTGAGATCCCACAGACACCCAGAGCACCAAAATCAAAACGTCAGTCAGTACGCCGAAGCCTAATGGGTAGGCCATCCCTGAACTGCAAAGCCCCTCTGGTTGAACAGTGCTCACTAAGTGTGAGAAGGGAAGTAATGGTCCAGAAGACTTTGTCCATGCATAAAACAGCCCAGCGGTCATCAACTGCTTGTGGGCGTGCAAGCT TGAGCAACTCTGAAAAGAATGAAGAAATGCAAAAGCCATTCAAGAATGTTGG GAGACAAGCAAGCTATAAGAGAGCACTTGGTGAGACAGAGGATGAAGAACACACAGAAGATAAGCTCTCTCCACCAAGAAAAAAAGCTTCATCTTCTCCATGTCTTGCAAGCAAG GTTGTCCGCCCATTCAAGACATTCTTGCACACAGTGCATAAGAACCAAATGCTCATGATGACCCCAGGCTCCGTGAGCCGAAATAGCACTATAAAATCATTCCTCAAGCAAAACACTCCTTTACGGACCACTCCTCAG GGAGGATTTGTT GAAAAGGAGAGGCAACGGTTTGAAAAtctgaggaaaaaagaagaggctGAACAATATAGGAAACAGAAACTGGAAGAGGACAAGAGACGACGACTGGAAGATATGAAGCG GAAGCGTGAAGAGCGTCTTCGCAAGGTACTGCAGGCTCGGGAGCGAGTAGAACagatggaagaggagaagaagaaacgaCTTGAACAAAAGCTTGCTCAGCATGAGGAGAAAAATGAAAAG GTGCGAGAGGAAAAAATGGCAGAAGACAAAGTTAAGAAGAAGATGGCTGctaagaaaatggaggaaatcGAGGCTCGGCGCAAACAGGAGGATGAAGCCCGCAGACAGAAAGCTCTGCAGCTA gaggaggaagagcgtaGACACAAGGAGTtaatgcagaaaaagaaagaggaggagcaggagaaagCTCGGAAGATTGCAGAGCAGCGTCGGGCAGAACTTGAAAGGGAGAAAAATTTGATAGTTGAGAAAGAACTGCAGAAGAAGAGAGAGCAGGAAAAGCTGCAAACACAGCG GGAGTATGAAcgacaagagaaagagaaggctgCTCGCTTGCAGAGAGAGGTTTTAGCAGCAGCTAAAGAGAAGGAGCGTCTCAGAAAA NNNNNNNNNgaggtggaggagaaagaaaggaaacag caGGAACAGCAGAAGCAAGAAGAGCACCAGAAAGCAGAGGCTGAGGCCAAGGCTGCTAAGAAACAGTTGAATGTGACAATAGATATTAAG AACTCACCTGTCTGTAATTCATACCAGATGACACCACAAAGCCACAAACAGACCAAGATTGAGTTAAATGATTATGGAATGGATCTGAATAGTGATGATTCGACAGATGATGAAAATGAGCCCCGCAAGCCCATCCCTTTGTGGGCTCTTG GAAATGAACTAAGCCAAGCAATCTTACACCAGTATTACAATCCACCTAACACCAGAATTTTATTTGGCGTTGTGAAGAGTCCCAAGCTAGAAGAAATCTTCCAAAAGAGCAAACCACGCTATTTCAAACGCaccagttctgcagtgtggaactCTCCACCATTGCTAGGTGTCAAATCTCTAGCTTCTACTTTCAAGTGA